TCGCGCCCCGCCGTGGTGAACCCGATACCCCAAGCTGCGGTTTAAGGCATTATGACCAATACTATCTTCTCTTTCCTGCTGCTAGTAGCTGCCGCGCCGGTGGCCCTGGCCCAGCAGCCCGCTCCCGCTACCCAGGAGCCCATTGTGCTCAAGCCCGGCCACATGCAGGTGCAGGCCCACTCCGCCCCCAACCGTCCCGACCGGGCCCCGGTGTACCCCGGGGGCGAGCAGGCGCTGGGCTTGTTTTTTCTGGAGCACATCAACTACCCCGCCGCGGCCCGCGCCAAGCAGCTAAGCGGCACGGTGCTCGTAAATGCGACCGTGAATGCCGATGGCTCGGTGACCAACCCCATGGTGGCCAAGTCGCTCTCGCCCGAGTGCGACGCCGAGGCCCTGCGCGTGGTGCCCTTGCTCACGGGCTGGCAGCCCGCCATGCGGCGCGGCCGGCCGCTGCCGGTGCTCATTCAATTGCCCGTGCCTTTTGGCGGCGCCGGTGAAATAAAAGTGGAGCAAAACCGTCGTCAGCCAAAACCGAGACGTTAAGATTATTTTTCGTGAGAGCCTTGTTTCCACAGGGCCCTGATTTTATTTATTGAATGGCCCGTAGTGGATTGAATACCAGCGGCGACGTCGGCGCCGACGTCCCCAAGCCCAAGCTTACCAAAGAAGCTTTTCGGCGCAGCCTGCGGGTGTTCCGCTACGTGCTGCCCTACAAAGGCAATTTCATTGTGGGCATGGTGCTGCTCACGCTCAGCAGCAGCACCACCATGATGTTTCCGTGGATAATCGGCAAGCTGGTGGACGTGGCCAACGGCAAGCCCGTGGCCCTGCCCGGCGGCATGGTGGTGGGTGTCAACCGCATTGCCATCGGCCTGTTTGTTGTGATTGTGTTCCAGGGCCTGTTTTCGTTCGGGCGCATCTGGTTTTTCACGCGCGTGAGCGAGTTCACCGTGCGCGACATTCGGCAGGCGCTCTACGCCAAGTTTGTGTCGCTGCCCATTCCGTTTTTCGAGAAAAACCGGGTGGGCGCCATCACCTCTCGCATTACCTCGGACGTAGCTCAGATTCAGGATACGTTTTCCCTGACTTTGGCCGAGCTGTTTCGACAGGTCACCACGCTGCTGGCGGGCATTGTGTTCATCATGGTGGTGTCGGTGAAGCTGTCGCTGTTCATGCTGGCCACGTTCCCGCCCATTGTGGTGCTGGCCATGGTGTTCGGGCGCAAAATCCGGGTGCTGGCCAAAACCACGCAGGATGAGCTGGCCAAGGCCAACGTCATCGTGGAAGAGACGTTGCAGGGCATCAACACCGTGAAGGCGTTTACCAACGAGCAGTTTGAAACGCGGCGCTACACGGCCTCGCTCACCAACACCGTGCGCGCGGCCCTGAAAAGCAATTTGTACCGCGGCGCCTTTGTCTCCTTCGTCATCATCGGCTTGTTTGGCGGAATTATTCTGGTGCTGTGGCGGGCGGCCACGCTCACCCAATCGGGCCAGATGACTATCGGCGACCTCACCTCGTTTGCACTTTACACCATGTTCATCGGTGCCTCGGTGGCGGGCCTGGGCGAACTGTATGGCAAGGTGCAAAGCACGCTGGGCGCTTCCGAGCGCATCCTGGAAATACTGGACGAGAAGAGCGAGCCCACCCACCTGCCCCGCCCGGCTGACCAGGCGCCCCTGCAGCTGCACGGCGACATCGAGTACCGGCACGTGGCCTTCCGCTACCCCACCCGGCCCGATTTGCCGGTGCTACAGGACATCA
This region of Hymenobacter sedentarius genomic DNA includes:
- a CDS encoding ABC transporter ATP-binding protein, producing the protein MARSGLNTSGDVGADVPKPKLTKEAFRRSLRVFRYVLPYKGNFIVGMVLLTLSSSTTMMFPWIIGKLVDVANGKPVALPGGMVVGVNRIAIGLFVVIVFQGLFSFGRIWFFTRVSEFTVRDIRQALYAKFVSLPIPFFEKNRVGAITSRITSDVAQIQDTFSLTLAELFRQVTTLLAGIVFIMVVSVKLSLFMLATFPPIVVLAMVFGRKIRVLAKTTQDELAKANVIVEETLQGINTVKAFTNEQFETRRYTASLTNTVRAALKSNLYRGAFVSFVIIGLFGGIILVLWRAATLTQSGQMTIGDLTSFALYTMFIGASVAGLGELYGKVQSTLGASERILEILDEKSEPTHLPRPADQAPLQLHGDIEYRHVAFRYPTRPDLPVLQDINFEIAAGEKIALVGPSGAGKSTIVSLLMQFYDLSGGQILIDERPISEYDLTELRRHIGIVPQETLLFGGSIRENIAYGNTAATDEEIIAAARKANAWQFIDSFPEGLNTVVGERGIKLSGGQRQRVAIARAILKNPAILLLDEATSALDSESEKLVQGAMDELMKNRTSIIIAHRLSTIRKVDKILVIDGGRIVEQGSHEELADNENGLYANLLKLQFELS
- a CDS encoding energy transducer TonB, which encodes MTNTIFSFLLLVAAAPVALAQQPAPATQEPIVLKPGHMQVQAHSAPNRPDRAPVYPGGEQALGLFFLEHINYPAAARAKQLSGTVLVNATVNADGSVTNPMVAKSLSPECDAEALRVVPLLTGWQPAMRRGRPLPVLIQLPVPFGGAGEIKVEQNRRQPKPRR